The Arcobacter arenosus region AATCCAATTCCACCAATCAAAATCCATTGAAAAGTGTTTGGTAGTACAAACTCTCCCATCATAAAATCAAAAAATTCACTATGATAATTTATTGATAATAACATAGAAGCCAAGGGAACAATTGAACCTATTCCCATAAAACTTAAAACAATCACTCTGGTATCATAATATTTTCTTAATTCTCTAATACTTGTAAATGCTAAAGCCGCACATACTGCATTTAAAATACCAAATATATGTGATTTTTCAAAAACCATTCCATCTGGATTCATAACCATAAACATACCACTAAATCCTAGTAATATTGCTAGCCACCCTCTTCCTCCAATTTTTTCTTTTAAAAACCACATTGCAAAAATTGCAGTAAAAATAGGAGACATTCTAGAATATGTAACAGCATCTGCTAAAGATATATTTGCAATATTATAGAAAAAACTCAACATAGCAATTAAACCAATAAATGCTCTAAAAAAAAGTAATAAAGGCTTTCCCCCTGTTTGTTTTAAAGGTGATTTGAAAAATGTTAATAATACAATACAAATACCAATAAAATTTCTAAAAAAAACTATCTCAATTGTGGGTAAACTTTCCGCTAAAACTTTAGCCATTGCACTCATTAAAGCTAAACAAATTGAAGATATTAACATAAATAATACGCCTTGATTTATTTGTTTAAGCACTGAGAAACCTTTTATATTTTAGGAATTATAT contains the following coding sequences:
- a CDS encoding DMT family transporter, with product MLISSICLALMSAMAKVLAESLPTIEIVFFRNFIGICIVLLTFFKSPLKQTGGKPLLLFFRAFIGLIAMLSFFYNIANISLADAVTYSRMSPIFTAIFAMWFLKEKIGGRGWLAILLGFSGMFMVMNPDGMVFEKSHIFGILNAVCAALAFTSIRELRKYYDTRVIVLSFMGIGSIVPLASMLLSINYHSEFFDFMMGEFVLPNTFQWILIGGIGFTASVGQIYMTKAYGVTRAGIVGATGYSVIIFSLIIGLILGDDFPSYLGIIGILAIISGGILIAKEKK